GGTGAAGGCACTTTACAAAAGCTCTTTGCTTTCGCCCGTGAACAGATGCAATCATCAAGACGCCTAGTGCAGCAGTCACTAGAATTGTAATAATTTGATGGGGGTATGTTATGAAAATTGAATTTGAAGAGAGGGCTGTTGCTTTTTTAGATGTGCTTGGATTTTCTACATTAGTTACATCCGCTGCATTAAACCCAACTACTTTTGACGAACTACAAGAACTGGTGAACCTACTCTCATCCGTTGTCCCATATCTGGATCAAGGTGTAAGTAATACTGTTCCGGTTCATCTGATCCCAGAGCACACATACATATCAGACTCTATAATATTGAGTGCTCCACTTAAGGATGACGCCATGAAGAGCTACAATGGATTAAATATTGTCGTCATGCGCTGCATTCAACTCACACATCATTTTTTGAAGGCAGGATATTTGCTGCGAGGCGGCATTTCAACTGGCAAAGTCTGGCACAATAAATCAAATATTGTAGGACCAGCGTACCAAGAGGCATATGAATTAGAAAAGATAGGGGGTCATCCTTGTATCGTATTGTCAGAATCCGCAAAAGCACGGTGGAAGGGTTACGGCTCAAGAATGTGCATCATAAATGAAGATAATATTGTGATGGTTAACGGCTTACACGATTATTACATACCAGGAAATACTAGGCGAGGTGTTATTGAAAAAACCTTCGACGAATATCAGCAATTAGTGACGCGGAGAATTTCTAGCCAACTCCCTGAAAAAGCAAAGGCCAAATGGGAGTGGTTCAATAAATACCTGATTGCGGAAAAATCAGAAGCAATGAAGTGGGCTCAAGCTTATTAACAGAAGAATGCCTAACCACGCGGCGGCACACGGTCTTCGCTAACGCTACGCCGGTGCGCCTCGACCCCGTTGACCCGCACCGACCAAGGAAAGAGAAAAACTGACCATGCCCCTCCCCATCAACATAAACGACTTAATAACCTGCCGCACCGTAGAATGCGAGCGGATCGAGTTCAAGGAAGGGTGGAACCCGGAAGAGGTGATCCATACCCTCTGCGCCTTTGCCAACGATCTCAATAACTGGGGCGGCGGCTACATCATCATAGGGGTCCGCGAGGAAAACGGCAGGCCGGTACTGCCGCCGGTCGGCATCAACCCGGACGCCATCGACAGAATCCAGAAGGAACTCCTCAACCTCTGCAATCGACTGAAGCCCGCCTTTTTCCCCGTGGCCGAGCCGATTACCTTCCAGGGAAAGCAGCTTTTTATCATCTGGACGCCCGGCGGGCAGAACCGGCCGTATCAAGCACCTGTCTCCCTGGCGAAGCACGCTCCCTGCGCTTATTACATCCGCCGCTTTGCCAGCACGGTCAAAGCGCGCCCCGATGACGAGCGGGAGCTGATGGAACTGGCGGCGAACGTCCCCTTTGACGACCGGATCAATCACCGGGCCGAGCTGAATGATCTGAATCTCGGTCTCATCCGTTCGTTTCTTCAGGAGATCGGCAGCGACCTGTTTGAGCAGTCCACGCAACTCCCCTTCGCGCGCTTGTGCAAACAGATGCGTATCGTTGACGGGCCACCGGAGTATCTGAAGCCGCGTAATGCGGGGCTTCTCTTCTTTAACGATGGTCCGGGCCAGTTCTTTCCCTATGCCCGTATCGAGCTCGTCCATTTCAGGACCTCGCCCGCCGACGACATTCTGACGGAAAAGTACTTCGAAGGGCCGCTCCATCAGCAACTCCGAAATGCCCTGAGTTTCATCAAGAACACCTTCATTGTCGAGCGGGTCCGCAAAGTGCCTGGGCAGGCCGAGGCACAGCGGTTTTTCAATTATCCCTACGAAGCGCTCGAAGAAGTTCTGGTGAACGCCGTTTACCACCGCAGTTACGAGCTGCGGGAACCGGTGGAGGTGCGGATTCATCCAGAGCGGATCGAAATCCTCAGCTTTCCGGGGCCGGATCGGTCGGTGCGGAAAGAGGACATCGAGAAGGGGAACATCGTATCCCGGCGCTACCGTAACCGGCGAATCGGTGAGTTTCTCAAGGAACTGGACCTGACCGAGGGAAAAGCAACCGGCATTCCGAAGATCAAGAAGGCAATGCAGATAAACGGTTCTCCCGAACCGGTCTTCGAGACCGATGACGACCGGACGTTTTTCCTGGCCATTTTGCAGGTGCATCCGGAGTTTCGTAGTACAGGGGCTGAAGAGTCTGTAAATGTCCCTGTAAATGTCCCTGTAAATGTCCCTGTAAATGTCCCTGTAAATGCAAGGCAACAGTGGTTCCTTGACGAGCTCGCCGCCGGCAGGCATGTCAAGGCCGTTGATTTGTGCGAACACTGGAGTGTAGTGGAAAAGACCGCCAAGCGCGACATCAGCGAACTCAAGAAGCAAGGCATGATCGAATTCGTCGGGGCACCGAAGAAAGGTTATTATCGGCTCGCATGATGTCTATCACCTACCCGATCCTCACAATCCTGATCCTCTTGGTCTGGAGCGACTGAAGGGACCAGGCTGTTTTTTGAACCTAAATTACTGCGTGTCCGGTAGATAAAACCCGAATTTGCGAAGCAGTAACAAGTCCACAGACCAGGAGGGTGACATGACTAAGCCAGCGAAGAATACCATTTGCCTTTGGTACGATGGCGATGCCGAGGAAGCGGCGCGATTTTATGCCGAGACATTTCCCGATTCATCCGTTGACGCGGTGCATCTCGCACCGGGAAACTTTCCGTCCGGAAAGAAAGGGGATGTGTTGACGGTGGAGTTTACCGTGATGGGAATTCCCTGCATCGGGCTCAATGGCGGACCCGAGGTCAAGCACAACTGGGCATTCTCTTTTCAGGTTGCAACCGTTGACCAGGCTGAAACGGATCGTTACTGGAACGCCATCGTCGGCAACGGCGGCGAAGAAGTTGAATGCGGCTGGTGCAAGGACAAGTGGGGCGTGTCCTGGCAGATTACTCCCATTGCTTTGACCAAAGCGATAACCGATCCTGACATCGCCGCCGCCAAGCGTGCTTTCGATGCGATGTTGAAGATGAAAAAGATCGACATCGCTGTCATCGAGGCGGCGCACCGCGGTTGAAGCTGCAATCTTCCACGTATGCATGCCGGAACGGGGGAGTATCCGCGGTTATTGACCGTGACGCGCCGGTGCGCCCCTATAGCCGCTGATATGCGAGGATAGATGGTGATTTTACGTCAAATGGATAAACCATGAAAAAGCTTCTTTCCTGGGGCGCCGTCGGCCTTCTGACGAGCGCCCTGCTCGATCCGCTCATCTATTCCATGCTCGACAAGCCGATTCCCTGGTTTCGCGATATACTCATGGGTGCGGCCGGCTGCGCCTGTTTCTATCTCCTGATCCGTTTCCGGCACGAGTTGTGACGATGACGAGCAACCGCAAACCTTGATGCAGAAAATGGGTACGCAATGGTGACCACCTACCCGATCCTCACAATCCTCATCCTCCTCCCCCTGGCGGGATGCCTCTGCCTGGCGCCGGTCTGGAACTGCCGGAAGTCGGCCCGCCCCATCGCCTTGGGGTTTGCCGTGGCGGAGCTGGCCCTGGCGGGATGGCTGCTGTTCGCCGCGTCGGGGCTAACCACGGCGGCGGGAGCCCCGGCGGGGTACTTCCTCTGGGAGGATGCCCCGTGGATCGGGCGGTTCGGCATCCGCTACCTCCTGGGGATGGACGGGATCAGCCTCCTTATGGTGACGCTCACGGCCTTCACGTCGGTGGTGGCCATGGCGGTGTCGTGGCGCGCCGTAACCGAGCGGACCACGCTCCACTACTTCCTCATCCTCCTCATGGAGAGCGGTATCATGGGGGTCTTCCTCTCCCTGGATCTCGTCCTCTTCTACCTTTTCTGGGAGGTGATGCTGATCCCCATGTTCTTCCTGATCGGCATCTGGGGGCACGGACGGCGCATCTACTCGGCGGTTAAGTTTTTCCTCTACACCCTGGTCGGGTCGCTCCTGATGCTGCTGGCAATCATGGGGGTCTACCTCATCCACGGGAACGCCACCGGCACTTACACCTTCGCCCTCCCCATCCTGGCACAGACACCCATGGTCCATGGCGCGGCACCCTGGCTCTTCGGGGCGTTTCTCCTGGCCTTCGCCATAAAGTTTCCACTCTTCCCGCTCCACACCTGGCTCCCGGACGCCCACACCGACGCACCCACGGCGGGAAGTGTGATCCTGGCGGCGCTCCTGCTGAAGACCGGGGCCTACGGCCTGGTCCGCTTCGGCTACCCCCTCTTCCCGGAGGCGGCGAAGGGATTCACGCCGCTCCTCTACGTGCTGGCCATTACCGGCATCCTCTACGCCTCGTGGATCGCCTATGCCCAGGAGGACATGAAGCGGATGGTGGCCTACTCCAGCGTGGGGCACATGGGATTCGTGGCACTGGGAATCGCCTCCTGGAGCCCGGTAGCCCTGTCGGGCTCCATCCTCCAGATGATGAACCACGGCTTCACCACCGCCGCCCTCTTCGCCCTGGTGGGGATGCTGGACGAGAGGACCGACACACGGGAGGTGGCGGCCTTCGGCGGCCTCTGGGGGAAGGTGCCGGTCCTCTCCTTCTTCTTCCTCTTCTTCGCCATGGCCTCGGCGGGACTGCCTGGGCTCAACAACTTCGTGGGGGAGTTCCTGATCCTGGTGGGGGTTTTCCGGACCACGCCGGCTGCCGGGGCCATTGCTTTCCTCGGCATCATCCTGCCGCTCATCTACACCGTGCGGCTGGTGCAGCAGGTGCTGTTCCAGACGGAGCGGCAGCCCCTGGAACTAACCGACGTGACCCTGCGGGAAGGGGCGATCCTGGCGACGCTGGCGGTAATCGACCTGTACATTGGGGTCCACCCGAAGCCGCTCCTGGATATCCTCAAAGTGCCGGTGGCTCTTTTGACGGGAACTTCACTACCTTGAAAGCATTAACCACAGAGGACACGGAGGAACACAGAGGGTGAATCTTGGATATGATGATATTTCCGGTGAGATTATCGGGGCGGCCATGAAGGTCCATTCAGCCCTTGGGCCGGGACTTCTGGAAAGTGCATACGAAGCGTGTCTTGTTCATGAACTGAAAAAACGTGATGTTAAGGTAATATCTCAGGTAGCCCTGCCAGTGAATTACGATGGAGTGACAATCGAACTGGGTTATCGGCTGGACCTGTTGGTCGAAAACAAGGTGATTGTTGAGTTGAAAGCGGTGGAAAAAGTTTCGCCCGTGCATCAGGCTCAATTGCTTTCCTATATGAAACTAAGCGGTAAAAAACTTGGCCTTCTCATCAATTTCAACGTCATGCACCTCAGAGACGGGATAAAGAGGGTTGTCCTCTGAGGCCCTCCGTGTCCTCTGTGGTTAGCTGCTTTTAGAAAGAATCTATGTCGATAGCCGACCTCTGGACAATAATGCCCCTCCTGATCCTCGCCTGCGGGAGCGTCCTTGTGCTGCTCTTCGGGGCAATCGTGCCGGGGCGCTACGGTACCGCCATCGGTGTTGCGGTCTGCGCCGGGGCGGCCCTCTGGGCGCTGCAAACGCCTCCGCAGCCCATGGCGCCGACCCTGGGGGTGGCGTTCACCCCCTTTGCCCGCTTCTTCCTGGTCTTTTTCGCGGCGACGGCGGGCCTCTCCCTGCTCCTGGCCCACGACCATGCGGTGCGCCAGGGGCTTGGGGGGGAGGAGTACCCGGCCACGGTCCTCTTCGGCACCTTCGGCATGGGGGTGGTGGCCGGCGCAGCCAACTTCCTGACCCTTTTTCTTGGGCTTGAGGCCCTCACCTTCGCCTTCTACATCCTGGTGGCCTATGACCATAACCGTCCAGCGTCCGGGGAGGCGGGGCTCAAATATCTCCTCATGGGAGCCGTGTCAGCAGCCTTCGTGGCCTTCGGCATCGCCCTCCTCTACGGGGCCACGGGAACGCTGGAGATCGGGCGGGCCGTGGCCTCCTCCGCCGCCGGAGGAGGAATCGCCCTGGCCGGGTGGGGACTCCTGCTGGCGGGACTCGCCTTCAAGGTCTCCCTGGCACCGGCCCACCTCTGGACCCCGGACGTCTACCAGGGGGGACCGACGCCGGTGGTGGCGTTTCTGGCCTCGGGTTCCAAGGGAGCGGCCATTGCGCTCTTTCTTCTCATCCTCCCCCATCTCGGGGGAATCGGCCCCCTCCGCCCCCCCCTATGGGGGCTGGCATTCCTCTCCATGACCGTGGGAAACCTGGCGGCACTCCTCCAGCCCAACGTGAAGCGGATGCTCGCCTACTCCTCCGTGGCCCAGATGGGATACGTGGCCCTGGCGCTCCTGTCGGGGGAGCGGGGGTACGAGGCGGCGGCCTTCTACGCCGTGGCCTACGGCGCCATGGTACTGGCGGCCTTCGGCGCCCTGGCCTCCCTGGAGGACGAAAAGCCGTTGGAGCTGGTGGATGAACTGCGGGGGCTCGGCTACCGGCGCCCCTTCCAGGGTGTGGTGCTGGCGGTAGCCATGTTCGCCCTGGCGGGGATTCCCCCCACGGTGGGATTCGCCGGGAAATTCGCCATCTTTTTCGCGGCTCTCAAGGCGGGAGAAATCCCCCTGGCGGTCATCGGCATCCTCACGGCGGCGGCCTCGGCTTACTATTACCTGCGGGTGGTGGTGAACCTCTACATGAAACCTGCCGAAGAAAAGAGCCCCGGCACCCTTCCCACCCCGGCGGAGGCGCTCTGCCTCGGCGTCGTCACCCTTGCCATCCTGGCCCTGGGCGTCTTCCCCGGTCCCCTCTTCGACCTGGTCGAAACCATCCTTGCCAGATAGGAATCAATCTAAAAATCCGTACGCAGGATAAAAAAAGGGAGAGCATTGGCAAATGCCCTCCCAAATCACAGGAGATGTTTGAAGAACCGGCTGGTTTAGCGGGGCTACCTCCACCCCATCATGCTGCCGGGGCGCATCCTGCTGCCGGAGTAATTCCAGAAATGCTGCTGGGAGGTCATGTTGCGGAACATGGCGGTGTAGTTGGTGAACGTACCCGTTGTGGAAACCTGGCCCAGGTAGGTCATCATTTCCTGCCGGATGGTATCCATGGGCCGGACAACGTCAGTCGGGGCCGAAACGACATTATCGGTGATGTACGGCATCTCCAGGTTGAGCTGCCCCATCATGGCGCGGTAACGCTCCCGGTAAACAGCGCCGGTTGTTCCATTCATGACCAGAGAACTCTGCTGGGCCATGAGGGTTGCCATCTGCTGAGCCACCTCGTGGATGGTGTCGTAAGCGGCATCCGTGCCGGCAATGTAGTCGGCGAGCATGTTGGGGCCGGCGGCCAGGTTGAGCTGGTTGCGGAGCTGGGTCATGGCCTGCTCCATGGTCATGGTGGGATCGGCCTCAAGCTTTTCACGCAAAAGCGTAGACATGGGGCTGATGAACGCCGTGGTCCCGGCCGGGGCCGACATGACGTAGCTGCCGGTCACGGGCGTGTTCAGATTATCCTCATCCACGGTCGTCCCGGCTATCACCCGGCAGACCACCGGATACTGCCCAGCATCCCCTGAAGATACCTGGAAAGAGTAGTGCCCGCCGGCACCCGACATGGCCTTCGGCTCTCCCTCATCCCACTGGTAGTTACCGTTCATGTCCAGGAACACCTCGGCGTTCCGGAGGTAACCGTCGGCCACGGTCCCAGATACGGTTGCGGTGTCGCTGGACGACGAGCCCCCGTCGCCGCAGGCGGCGATGATACCCACAGCCGCAGCCAGTGCCCCTGCCGCCAGAATTTTTACTGCCTTTTGTCCCTTGCTGCCAATTGCTAACTGCATGTTTCCTCCTCTACTGGTTTCCCTGCTACCTAAGTCCGACAGGCTCCTAGTAATCGTAATATGCCGACAAACCGGCACTGTAATCGGGGCTCGAATCGGTGATCCCCTTGCCTAGATATCCGTCAAGCCCAACGCTGTCCGTCAATTGCCACTTCAAGCGTGCGCGCGCTTCGAGCAGGGAAGTGGCCCCCTCCGCCGGAGCGGTGGCCCCCTTGATGATCACCATGGGGCGGAGCCGGTTGGTCAACTGGTAGCCGAGGGCCCCGTTGTAGACCGCATAATCCTTGAGGGCGAGCAGTTCCGATTTCCCCTGGTAGACGTACCCCCCCTCGCCCCAGACGACCCAGTCTCCGAACCACTTGGTCGCCTCGATGGATGCCCCGGCGTCATATTCTCCGGTGCCGAGGGCCTTGTCCCGATCGCCGGTGGGGAACTTCACGAAGACTGTCGGACGGATTTCCGGCAGCCGCTCCCCTTCGGTTACGATGATATAGCCGGCCTTGGCAATGATGTCCCCAAGGCCGCTTTGGGATTTGTCGGCCGATGATTCTGGCACTGCCGAAGTCGGGCTGGCCCCCCCCTGGGGGCCGCGCATGGCGGCCGCTGAGGCGGATGCACCCGCCATGGCCATCGTCCCCCCCGATCCGACCCGGCCGAAGACCCCGCTGGTGACGGTGCCGCTGCTCTGGTAGACGTAGGGTATTTCCACCGAAAAATCGAGCCGTTCGGTGGGATAGACGGCAATGGTGAGCGGGGCATAGACCGATTCGGTCCGGGTACCGGTACGGTACGTGCCGCTGGCATATTCCGCCCCGAGTCCCACGGAGAACCCCGTTTCGGCGGCTCCACCTTCCCCCGGCTGCAACAGGGCCGATGCCAGGGTGGCACACACCACGAATTTTCCGACGCCAGGCAACTTTTTCAGCATCACATCTCCTTGAAATTCGACCGCCGGGCCGAACCGTATCAATGCCGCATCATCATCCCGCCACGGAAACGCATGCCGCCGCTGCGCCCCCCCATGCCCCCCCCGGAGCGCTCGGAACGGACTCCCCCCACGCTCCTCGATCCCCAGAGGGGTTCACCCCGATCGCCCCTTACTTCTGCACTGGCACCGGCCGTCTTGTTAGTCAGCTCGCGGGTGATGAGATAGGACTTCCCGTCTTTCCCCTGGGCCTTGGACCCCTTGGCTGAAACCTCGTCATTGAGCCGGACCGGAATCCCGTTTTTCTCCCAGTACGACGCGGGTCCCACCTGGAGCATCACCAGCTCGCCGCCGGCCTGCACGTCGATGAAAGTGCCATTGCTTTCTCCGCCATGGGGCGTGCCCACCACCCGGCCCGTCACCATAGTTACCGTTTCCGGATCATAACCACGGATAAAGTCCAGGCCGCTCTTATCCGAATCGTTCCCGCCAAAGCCGAAACCGAAACCGGCAAAGCTCGTGTCAGCCGGCAGGCACTGCCAAAGCATCCCCAATACGAAAAATGTGAAAAAACGCCGTAGCATCATGGAAACACCATCAAAAATTATTCAACCGTCCTTGGGAACAATTTCACAGCCCGTAGCCAACTGCCGTTTACCGGTTTTATCTTCATGAGTCATGCCACAATACAAAAAATGCGCAAGACCGTTGTATCTTTAGTGTTACCACCCACAACAAGAAGCGTTCCGCCCCAAAATTGTGCAATTCATTGCACCTGAAGGGAAAACCATTGCACACATACTTTCACTTGAGGCTCACTTCTCAGAGAGAAGATCGAACTCCTTCAGCTTGTACTGCAGCGTCCGGCGCGAAACTCCCAGCTCGGCGGCGGTGAGGCGGCGGTTGCCGGAATGCTTTCGCAGCGCCTTGATGATGATCTCCCGCTCCGCCTCCCGGAGGAGCCCCCGCCCATCCTGCCCTTTGTGGGCAGAGGCGCTCAACACCCCCTCGGGGAGGTCGCTCCGCGTGACGCGCTCCCGGGCCAGAATCACGGCCCGCTCGATGACGTTTTGCAGTTCACGGACGTTCCCCGGCCAGGGGTATGCCCGGAGCAGCTCCATGGCGGCGGCATCCATGCCCGCCAGACGCTTGCCGATCTCGCGG
The nucleotide sequence above comes from Geobacter benzoatilyticus. Encoded proteins:
- a CDS encoding RNA-binding domain-containing protein produces the protein MPLPININDLITCRTVECERIEFKEGWNPEEVIHTLCAFANDLNNWGGGYIIIGVREENGRPVLPPVGINPDAIDRIQKELLNLCNRLKPAFFPVAEPITFQGKQLFIIWTPGGQNRPYQAPVSLAKHAPCAYYIRRFASTVKARPDDERELMELAANVPFDDRINHRAELNDLNLGLIRSFLQEIGSDLFEQSTQLPFARLCKQMRIVDGPPEYLKPRNAGLLFFNDGPGQFFPYARIELVHFRTSPADDILTEKYFEGPLHQQLRNALSFIKNTFIVERVRKVPGQAEAQRFFNYPYEALEEVLVNAVYHRSYELREPVEVRIHPERIEILSFPGPDRSVRKEDIEKGNIVSRRYRNRRIGEFLKELDLTEGKATGIPKIKKAMQINGSPEPVFETDDDRTFFLAILQVHPEFRSTGAEESVNVPVNVPVNVPVNVPVNARQQWFLDELAAGRHVKAVDLCEHWSVVEKTAKRDISELKKQGMIEFVGAPKKGYYRLA
- a CDS encoding VOC family protein, which codes for MTKPAKNTICLWYDGDAEEAARFYAETFPDSSVDAVHLAPGNFPSGKKGDVLTVEFTVMGIPCIGLNGGPEVKHNWAFSFQVATVDQAETDRYWNAIVGNGGEEVECGWCKDKWGVSWQITPIALTKAITDPDIAAAKRAFDAMLKMKKIDIAVIEAAHRG
- a CDS encoding complex I subunit 4 family protein — translated: MTTYPILTILILLPLAGCLCLAPVWNCRKSARPIALGFAVAELALAGWLLFAASGLTTAAGAPAGYFLWEDAPWIGRFGIRYLLGMDGISLLMVTLTAFTSVVAMAVSWRAVTERTTLHYFLILLMESGIMGVFLSLDLVLFYLFWEVMLIPMFFLIGIWGHGRRIYSAVKFFLYTLVGSLLMLLAIMGVYLIHGNATGTYTFALPILAQTPMVHGAAPWLFGAFLLAFAIKFPLFPLHTWLPDAHTDAPTAGSVILAALLLKTGAYGLVRFGYPLFPEAAKGFTPLLYVLAITGILYASWIAYAQEDMKRMVAYSSVGHMGFVALGIASWSPVALSGSILQMMNHGFTTAALFALVGMLDERTDTREVAAFGGLWGKVPVLSFFFLFFAMASAGLPGLNNFVGEFLILVGVFRTTPAAGAIAFLGIILPLIYTVRLVQQVLFQTERQPLELTDVTLREGAILATLAVIDLYIGVHPKPLLDILKVPVALLTGTSLP
- a CDS encoding GxxExxY protein — translated: MNLGYDDISGEIIGAAMKVHSALGPGLLESAYEACLVHELKKRDVKVISQVALPVNYDGVTIELGYRLDLLVENKVIVELKAVEKVSPVHQAQLLSYMKLSGKKLGLLINFNVMHLRDGIKRVVL
- a CDS encoding NADH-quinone oxidoreductase subunit N, translating into MSIADLWTIMPLLILACGSVLVLLFGAIVPGRYGTAIGVAVCAGAALWALQTPPQPMAPTLGVAFTPFARFFLVFFAATAGLSLLLAHDHAVRQGLGGEEYPATVLFGTFGMGVVAGAANFLTLFLGLEALTFAFYILVAYDHNRPASGEAGLKYLLMGAVSAAFVAFGIALLYGATGTLEIGRAVASSAAGGGIALAGWGLLLAGLAFKVSLAPAHLWTPDVYQGGPTPVVAFLASGSKGAAIALFLLILPHLGGIGPLRPPLWGLAFLSMTVGNLAALLQPNVKRMLAYSSVAQMGYVALALLSGERGYEAAAFYAVAYGAMVLAAFGALASLEDEKPLELVDELRGLGYRRPFQGVVLAVAMFALAGIPPTVGFAGKFAIFFAALKAGEIPLAVIGILTAAASAYYYLRVVVNLYMKPAEEKSPGTLPTPAEALCLGVVTLAILALGVFPGPLFDLVETILAR
- a CDS encoding transporter; translated protein: MLKKLPGVGKFVVCATLASALLQPGEGGAAETGFSVGLGAEYASGTYRTGTRTESVYAPLTIAVYPTERLDFSVEIPYVYQSSGTVTSGVFGRVGSGGTMAMAGASASAAAMRGPQGGASPTSAVPESSADKSQSGLGDIIAKAGYIIVTEGERLPEIRPTVFVKFPTGDRDKALGTGEYDAGASIEATKWFGDWVVWGEGGYVYQGKSELLALKDYAVYNGALGYQLTNRLRPMVIIKGATAPAEGATSLLEARARLKWQLTDSVGLDGYLGKGITDSSPDYSAGLSAYYDY
- a CDS encoding DNA-binding protein; this encodes MLWQCLPADTSFAGFGFGFGGNDSDKSGLDFIRGYDPETVTMVTGRVVGTPHGGESNGTFIDVQAGGELVMLQVGPASYWEKNGIPVRLNDEVSAKGSKAQGKDGKSYLITRELTNKTAGASAEVRGDRGEPLWGSRSVGGVRSERSGGGMGGRSGGMRFRGGMMMRH